A region of the Hydra vulgaris chromosome 12, alternate assembly HydraT2T_AEP genome:
tttttcttttaaatgactAAACCTTTTTGTGCTTGATGTGAAGAAAACATGCAACTGTTCGAGGACATTAAACAATTCTCGTATGAAAGCATTAACATTGCAGGCATGTTCAAGAGCAGTGTTTGTTCTGTGGTCTTGACAAGGTATGTAAGGTACATTATGGCCAACTTCTTCTGTTATATACTTTTGTACTCCTTTAAATTGTCTAGACATTGAACTAGCGTAATCATAAGACTGAAAAACCATCTTTGATGTGTCAATGCCTTCTTTATGTAAAGAAGATAAAATTAGCTCAGCCATCCCTTTTCCAGTCTTATCAGTGCATTCAACGGATTTCAAAAGCCTTTCCCGAATCTCACCATTTTCACTGGCTGTTCTCACAACTATACTCATTATGTCCTTCTCTGACATATCGGGAGTAGAGTCGGCCAtcacgaaaaaaaaattggagcTGTTAATTTCATCAATGATCTTACTCTTTAACTCAGTTACAATTAAACTAATCATTTCATTTTGAGACGATGGACTCGTGTATGTAACTCTATATGGACGAAGGGCTCTATCTTCAATCCAGGCTTTTAGTGTGGGATTGTGGCGAGAGATAAGATTAACAACTGCAACAAAGTTACTTTGATTAGCACTGTCCGATTCTCTAAACGCTAGCCCTTGGCTTCCCAAAGTCTTGCATGTATCGATAAGAATTTCGACAGTTTTTTATTCTGCACCTTTATTTTTTGCTCTTCTATTAGAGCAATTCTATTGGATTTATCTATAAGGTGATCTATATGCTCTTTTTTCCTAAGAAAGTGACAGTATTCACTTAATGCAACTTTATGTGCTTGAGAGGTAAAGTGCGCCTGAAGCTTTCCAAGTTTGTCTTTCCCATAGCTTTTCATCTTAGACCAAGATTTATCCAAGCTTTATCCCCAACATTTATCCAAGCATCTTCAGTTTTTCCCATTCTTTCCAACACCCTTGGGAAAAAGGCGGCAGACAAAACAAAATGTGGCATCCTTCTGGGTGATTATCCGTAATTGTATGTGGACGTAAACCTGGGTCATGGCTTATCATACTGATGAATCTGATTTgtcaattataatattttgagcTTTGGTAtcgagtttttttataaaagcgtttcccattttcaaaacattttttgacatttcCACCACAGAACTTGTTGCATTCACAATTTCAATTGCAGCGAATTTTTCATTTACTAATTcttctttacaatattttttataaatgtcattttaatctttaaaattatctattaaaaCACCCAAATTCCCCATGAGCACGGTCCAATTTGTTGTTTCACTGCTTACTTCAGTAGTATCCAAGTTAATAATATTCGTGTCATCCTTTTTATCTCGGTCATGAAACTGGGTTAAATGATCTgatttagaatttaattttgtaaatttctcTGCTTGTTCCTGGACTACAGCATAACCCGGGTTTTCCCCTTTTGCATCATTATCTTGAACTTTTGAACCTGCGTcctcttcaaattttttattaaaagatgttGTTTCTTCTTTTATGGATATAACACATGTTGAAGTCGATGTTTCAATTATTATCAAGTCTAACTTTGTATGTTCACTACTTTGTATTTCATCATCCACTTCGACATCAATATCAGCATTCTGAGGTTCcatttttcgtttttttgaAGCTAAGGAGGCTACAAAAGGATTCTCTGGGGCTCCCACTGTTTGTATACGAACCTTTCTACCACCATGAACGGATCTTTCATGACTGGTTTTATAGTCGTTATTAAATACTACTTTGCATACGCAGCATTGTAATTTATATCTTTTGCTATTCATATTTAGTGCTGGAAAACAAACGCAAATAATTTAccgtaatttttaaatgattcaatgtttataaaagttatcaCTCTTAATAAATGTGATAAGATATAAGAGTCTTAAAATAACAGAATAAGACTAATAATTCTATTACATATTCTAATTAGACCTATTACTCCTACAAACCTAATTCTGATCCTACTTTAGTATACTGATAATTGGAAGTAATAACAGGCGCAAAACGTTCATATCagagtttagcatttattttattatactttctgataaaaagctttatataaagttattatattaaaaaatgaatcatattattttaaatgctatcatatacttttatacaaagacagaaatgtaaaaatcaattcatggaaataaatattcacgtttcaaagtagaaagtatgaaaaaaatgaataactgCTTCTAGTCAAACATAAAATTGGAGCTgctatttttattgcataaaattgaagctgccatttttattgttgataacaaaaaaaagttgcgtgaaaaaaaacaacaacgtGGAAATCAAAAGGGCGTTCCGTTATGACTTCACAATttatttcgtcttgtggaaaacagccTTAAGCCGTTTAATAAACGTAAAGTTTATTtgtccaattaaaaaaaaaattagatcttTGATGGATTTTcgcaaacattttaattttatttaactggaaaatattttttgattttatcacCGATTTCCCAACTGTCCCAACTCGTGGCAAGGAAATTCCCAACTTTTCTCTTTTCTAGATTCTTTTCTGGGAGACTCCCCCCTCTATACCCTCCAAGACGACGCCcctgatataaatatatatatatatatatatatatatatatatatatatatatatatatatatatatatatatatatatatatttattatatataattatgagCTTAATTTACACataatgaaaattataagcTTAAACTTACcttttagaaatattacatCCATGAATGACTAAAGTAACCCAATGTGAATGCAATaaactaaatgaataaaagacAACGTAAATAGGCACTTGAAATAACAAATCAAATTATGCACGTGTGTTGTTGCggcataaaatttaaatattgttcgGCAAAATactgcatataaaaataatcgtTGCGAGTGGGATATGATCACTGATCTATAttataactggatagcgcatctccTAAGAAAATAGCGTAATTTTTGAAGCCAAAATATTTTCGCCAGCGCCATATTGGGAGGACCCACGGAGgaatattatttagttaaaatattgtttggTGAACAAGCTATTTCTTTATACTAGTGgtttaactttatgtttttttatatttaacataggTAGAATGTatggaaaattattattattttttttcaaataatgataactatttttcagtaaaataattacaatattgaTTCTATAAATGTCTGGAGAAAATTCCAAAAAGCGAGGGACTCAGTGTGTGCATTTGGTtgcaataaaagaaaacttagtGACAGTAAAAGAAGTGATAGCGATGGAATTTCTGATGATGAACCATCTTTAAAACGAAAGTTTGCTAGAACATTTCATAAGGGactttcttaattatttttgaaaataaaaacattttaaagtttattgacCTCTGTTAGTTTGCTTAGAATGTGGACAAATGGATTTAAATAACATCAGTTGtacaaaaagtataacaaacttaataaaatatcaaacgTTGTTTTTCCTACTTATTTTATACGGATTTCCTTCGAacacagaaaaaagaaaaaaatggacCATCAAAACCGTTAAGAATGGAGTCCGAGTAATAGCAGTTTGATATGTTCTgatcattttttagaaaaagatatcGACGGAACTGGACAACTGTTAGGTTAAgggaaaatttttttcctaaaaaattttaaaaatcccCAGACCGTATAAAAAAGGTATATAatcaattatgtttttatgtattgTACAGGTTTGTTCAATaggtaccttttagttcttagttACCTTATGCAGTGTGCTAGAGGGTTTTTAACACAACTGTAAGCAgctaaaacatataataactattttgcTATTGTatgctttaattttataaatgctgCATgagtactcgatgagtcatctactcttcatcttctaggattaactcttacttccaatctttcttggaaaccatatatcaaatcagttgcaaaattagcatctgctagggttgcatctctttatcgagctcaacactttcttacttaGGATTCTATTCTccatctctataaatctcaaatccggccttgtatggaatactgttgccatatctgaggcggctcttctaatgatg
Encoded here:
- the LOC136088274 gene encoding uncharacterized protein LOC136088274, which translates into the protein MKSYGKDKLGKLQAHFTSQAHKVALSEYCHFLRKKEHIDHLIDKSNRIALIEEQKIKTLGSQGLAFRESDSANQSNFVAVVNLISRHNPTLKAWIEDRALRPYRVTYTSPSSQNEMISLIVTELKSKIIDEINSSNFFFVMADSTPDMSEKDIMSIVVRTASENGEIRERLLKSVECTDKTGKGMAELILSSLHKEGIDTSKMVFQSYDYASSMSRQFKGVQKYITEEVGHNVPYIPCQDHRTNTALEHACNVNAFIRELFNVLEQLHVFFTSSTKRFSHLKEKLEDIDIAIQLVNLSRTRWTA